In Helianthus annuus cultivar XRQ/B chromosome 3, HanXRQr2.0-SUNRISE, whole genome shotgun sequence, a single window of DNA contains:
- the LOC110929357 gene encoding protein MALE DISCOVERER 2 isoform X7: MIRLACSQAGILVTMILAHGLMFVVSMGSQRAIFGRSISTWDREPHTFEMSVSALPFCLVLSQNKFSGVIPKELGELTMLEVLDLRDNNFSGHIPSELGRMPSLKRLLLCNNNLEGSIPMELRTPNFLYEMQYDENLLSLVANGVGCLNRKFGRCVWQGGSKLQKKADSLLIQIKEIVISYLNPFQLFRIHRSSSINCSINEKCELEAETVENVVRRKLAEESSNLAAAPSPRDGIGPPKIIALPTTRSSGSFPAVPKNPPPPLPPPPVSPPPPPPLSPDIPQPSSNETLPPANLTPQSGSSSSDKWKVWVIISFCILLLIIIAMVLWCVCRSRAVKTIGPWRTGISGQLQKAFITGVPKLNRTELETACEDFSNIIETSEGYTLYKGTLSSGVEICVAATSIASLKDWSKRAELGFLKKIDALSRVNHKNFVNLLGYCEEDEPFVRMMVFEYAANGLLSEHLHVKELEHLDWSSRMRIIMGTAYCLEYMHELNPPVPHTNLTSRTICLTDDYAPKVAEMGFWNDLVSKAKLSADSESEHSALPPLIDTETNVYSFGILMLEIISGKLPYSEQQEPLVAWAAQYLNDKRNTSDMIDPTLEFFKQHELDFICEVIEECIQQDARKRPTMKEVVTKLKEVLKISPDQAIPRLSPLWWAELEILSGETT, from the exons ATGATCCGTTTAGCGTGTTCGCAAGCTGGAATCCTAGTGACCATGATCCTTGCTCATGGTCTAATGTTCGTTGTGTCGATG GGATCTCAACGAGCTATCTTTGGAAGGAGTATTAGCACCTGGGATAGGGAACCTCACACATTTGAGATGTCTGTGAGTGCTCTTCCGTTTTGTCT TGTTCTCTCACAGAATAAGTTCTCCGGAGTTATTCCGAAAGAGCTTGGTGAACTCACCATGTTGGAAGTACTAGACTTGAGGGATAATAACTTTAGTGGACATATTCCATCAGAGCTTGGAAGAATGCCTTCATTAAAACGGTT ATTGCTCTGTAACAACAATCTTGAAGGCTCTATTCCCATGGAACTCAGGACTCCCAACTTTCTTTATGAAATGCAATATGACGAAAACCTTCTATCTCTTGTTGCCAATGGGGTTGGATGTCTAAATAGGAAATTTGGACGATG CGTATGGCAAGGAGGCTCTAAACTTCAAAAGAAAGCTGATTCTCTTCTAATACAAATCAAAGAAATAGTTATTAGTTACCTCAACCCGTTCCAACT TTTCAGGATTCACAGAAGCTCCTCAATCAATTGCTCTATAAATGAAAAAt GTGAATTGGAAGCAGAAACGGTGGAAAACGTTGTACGTCGAAAGCTAGCAGAAGAATCTTCAAACCTAGCAGCTGCACCATCTCCTAGGGATGGGATTGGGCCACCTAAGATCATAGCTCTCCCAACGACTAGAAGTAGTGGATCATTTCCTGCCGTACCCAAgaatccaccaccaccactaccaccaccaccagtatcaccaccgccaccgccaccacttaGTCCAGATATTCCTCAACCCTCCTCAAATGAAACTCTACCGCCAGCAAATCTTACTCCTCAAAGTGGAAGTAGTAGCTCAGATAAGTGGAAGGTTTGGGTGATAATAAGTTTTTGTATACTTTTGCTTATAATCATCGCCATGGTGCTCTGGTGCGTGTGTAGAAGTCGAGCAGTAAAGACCATAGGCCCTTGGAGGACAGGCATCAGTGGACAATTGCAGAAAGCTTTTATTACAG GGGTTCCAAAGCTAAACCGCACAGAGCTAGAAACAGCATGTGAGGATTTTAGCAATATTATCGAGACGAGTGAAGGGTATACACTATACAAAGGAACATTATCTAGTGGAGTCGAGATTTGTGTAGCAGCTACCTCCATTGccagtctcaaagattggtcAAAACGTGCAGAATTAGGGTTCCTTAAGAAG ATTGATGCATTGTCACGAGTGAATCACAAAAACTTCGTTAATCTTCTTGGTTATTGCGAGGAAGACGAACCTTTCGTTAGGATGATGGTGTTTGAGTATGCTGCTAATGGCTTACTCTCAGAGCATCTACATG TTAAAGAGCTTGAACATCTTGATTGGAGTTCGAGGATGAGAATTATCATGGGAACAGCTTATTGTCTTGAATACATGCACGAATTGAACCCTCCTGTACCCCACACCAATTTGACCTCGAGAACGATCTGTTTGACGGATGATTATGCACCCAAA GTTGCAGAGATGGGTTTTTGGAACGATTTGGTATCAAAAGCGAAGTTATCTGCCGATTCTGAATCAGAGCATTCTGCACTGCCGCCACTTATCGATACAGAGACAAACGTCTACTCTTTTGGTATCTTAATGCTTGAAATCATTTCTGGCAAGCTTCCTTATTCAGAGCAACAAGAGCCTCTCGTAGCTTGG GCTGCACAATATCTAAACGATAAAAGAAACACCAGTGACATGATTGACCCGACATTAGAATTCTTTAAGCAACACGAACTTGACTTCATATGTGAGGTTATCGAAGAATGCATTCAGCAGGATGCTCGAAAGAGACCGACAATGAAAGAAGTGGTTACAAAATTGAAGGAGGTGCTAAAGATTTCACCAGATCAAGCAATTCCTCGGCTCTCACCTCTTTGGTGGGCTGAACTTGAGATCTTATCTGGAGAGACTACATAA
- the LOC110929357 gene encoding protein MALE DISCOVERER 2 isoform X3 — protein MALCSSIQSNQTTLYHFLHLFSLSAPIIPVWRCWIFGQEYLMIRLACSQAGILVTMILAHGLMFVVSMGSQRAIFGRSISTWDREPHTFEMSVSALPFCLVLSQNKFSGVIPKELGELTMLEVLDLRDNNFSGHIPSELGRMPSLKRLLLCNNNLEGSIPMELRTPNFLYEMQYDENLLSLVANGVGCLNRKFGRCVWQGGSKLQKKADSLLIQIKEIVISYLNPFQLFRIHRSSSINCSINEKCELEAETVENVVRRKLAEESSNLAAAPSPRDGIGPPKIIALPTTRSSGSFPAVPKNPPPPLPPPPVSPPPPPPLSPDIPQPSSNETLPPANLTPQSGSSSSDKWKVWVIISFCILLLIIIAMVLWCVCRSRAVKTIGPWRTGISGQLQKAFITGVPKLNRTELETACEDFSNIIETSEGYTLYKGTLSSGVEICVAATSIASLKDWSKRAELGFLKKIDALSRVNHKNFVNLLGYCEEDEPFVRMMVFEYAANGLLSEHLHVKELEHLDWSSRMRIIMGTAYCLEYMHELNPPVPHTNLTSRTICLTDDYAPKVAEMGFWNDLVSKAKLSADSESEHSALPPLIDTETNVYSFGILMLEIISGKLPYSEQQEPLVAWAAQYLNDKRNTSDMIDPTLEFFKQHELDFICEVIEECIQQDARKRPTMKEVVTKLKEVLKISPDQAIPRLSPLWWAELEILSGETT, from the exons ATGGCGCTATGTTCCTCTATTCAATCAAATCAAACGACTTTATATCACTTCCTTCACCTCTTCTCTCTCTCTGCTCCTATTATACCG GTCTGGCGTTGTTGGATTTTCGGGCAGGAGTATCTAATGATCCGTTTAGCGTGTTCGCAAGCTGGAATCCTAGTGACCATGATCCTTGCTCATGGTCTAATGTTCGTTGTGTCGATG GGATCTCAACGAGCTATCTTTGGAAGGAGTATTAGCACCTGGGATAGGGAACCTCACACATTTGAGATGTCTGTGAGTGCTCTTCCGTTTTGTCT TGTTCTCTCACAGAATAAGTTCTCCGGAGTTATTCCGAAAGAGCTTGGTGAACTCACCATGTTGGAAGTACTAGACTTGAGGGATAATAACTTTAGTGGACATATTCCATCAGAGCTTGGAAGAATGCCTTCATTAAAACGGTT ATTGCTCTGTAACAACAATCTTGAAGGCTCTATTCCCATGGAACTCAGGACTCCCAACTTTCTTTATGAAATGCAATATGACGAAAACCTTCTATCTCTTGTTGCCAATGGGGTTGGATGTCTAAATAGGAAATTTGGACGATG CGTATGGCAAGGAGGCTCTAAACTTCAAAAGAAAGCTGATTCTCTTCTAATACAAATCAAAGAAATAGTTATTAGTTACCTCAACCCGTTCCAACT TTTCAGGATTCACAGAAGCTCCTCAATCAATTGCTCTATAAATGAAAAAt GTGAATTGGAAGCAGAAACGGTGGAAAACGTTGTACGTCGAAAGCTAGCAGAAGAATCTTCAAACCTAGCAGCTGCACCATCTCCTAGGGATGGGATTGGGCCACCTAAGATCATAGCTCTCCCAACGACTAGAAGTAGTGGATCATTTCCTGCCGTACCCAAgaatccaccaccaccactaccaccaccaccagtatcaccaccgccaccgccaccacttaGTCCAGATATTCCTCAACCCTCCTCAAATGAAACTCTACCGCCAGCAAATCTTACTCCTCAAAGTGGAAGTAGTAGCTCAGATAAGTGGAAGGTTTGGGTGATAATAAGTTTTTGTATACTTTTGCTTATAATCATCGCCATGGTGCTCTGGTGCGTGTGTAGAAGTCGAGCAGTAAAGACCATAGGCCCTTGGAGGACAGGCATCAGTGGACAATTGCAGAAAGCTTTTATTACAG GGGTTCCAAAGCTAAACCGCACAGAGCTAGAAACAGCATGTGAGGATTTTAGCAATATTATCGAGACGAGTGAAGGGTATACACTATACAAAGGAACATTATCTAGTGGAGTCGAGATTTGTGTAGCAGCTACCTCCATTGccagtctcaaagattggtcAAAACGTGCAGAATTAGGGTTCCTTAAGAAG ATTGATGCATTGTCACGAGTGAATCACAAAAACTTCGTTAATCTTCTTGGTTATTGCGAGGAAGACGAACCTTTCGTTAGGATGATGGTGTTTGAGTATGCTGCTAATGGCTTACTCTCAGAGCATCTACATG TTAAAGAGCTTGAACATCTTGATTGGAGTTCGAGGATGAGAATTATCATGGGAACAGCTTATTGTCTTGAATACATGCACGAATTGAACCCTCCTGTACCCCACACCAATTTGACCTCGAGAACGATCTGTTTGACGGATGATTATGCACCCAAA GTTGCAGAGATGGGTTTTTGGAACGATTTGGTATCAAAAGCGAAGTTATCTGCCGATTCTGAATCAGAGCATTCTGCACTGCCGCCACTTATCGATACAGAGACAAACGTCTACTCTTTTGGTATCTTAATGCTTGAAATCATTTCTGGCAAGCTTCCTTATTCAGAGCAACAAGAGCCTCTCGTAGCTTGG GCTGCACAATATCTAAACGATAAAAGAAACACCAGTGACATGATTGACCCGACATTAGAATTCTTTAAGCAACACGAACTTGACTTCATATGTGAGGTTATCGAAGAATGCATTCAGCAGGATGCTCGAAAGAGACCGACAATGAAAGAAGTGGTTACAAAATTGAAGGAGGTGCTAAAGATTTCACCAGATCAAGCAATTCCTCGGCTCTCACCTCTTTGGTGGGCTGAACTTGAGATCTTATCTGGAGAGACTACATAA
- the LOC110929357 gene encoding protein MALE DISCOVERER 2 isoform X8 — MLEVLDLRDNNFSGHIPSELGRMPSLKRLLLCNNNLEGSIPMELRTPNFLYEMQYDENLLSLVANGVGCLNRKFGRCVWQGGSKLQKKADSLLIQIKEIVISYLNPFQLFRIHRSSSINCSINEKCELEAETVENVVRRKLAEESSNLAAAPSPRDGIGPPKIIALPTTRSSGSFPAVPKNPPPPLPPPPVSPPPPPPLSPDIPQPSSNETLPPANLTPQSGSSSSDKWKVWVIISFCILLLIIIAMVLWCVCRSRAVKTIGPWRTGISGQLQKAFITGVPKLNRTELETACEDFSNIIETSEGYTLYKGTLSSGVEICVAATSIASLKDWSKRAELGFLKKIDALSRVNHKNFVNLLGYCEEDEPFVRMMVFEYAANGLLSEHLHVKELEHLDWSSRMRIIMGTAYCLEYMHELNPPVPHTNLTSRTICLTDDYAPKVAEMGFWNDLVSKAKLSADSESEHSALPPLIDTETNVYSFGILMLEIISGKLPYSEQQEPLVAWAAQYLNDKRNTSDMIDPTLEFFKQHELDFICEVIEECIQQDARKRPTMKEVVTKLKEVLKISPDQAIPRLSPLWWAELEILSGETT; from the exons ATGTTGGAAGTACTAGACTTGAGGGATAATAACTTTAGTGGACATATTCCATCAGAGCTTGGAAGAATGCCTTCATTAAAACGGTT ATTGCTCTGTAACAACAATCTTGAAGGCTCTATTCCCATGGAACTCAGGACTCCCAACTTTCTTTATGAAATGCAATATGACGAAAACCTTCTATCTCTTGTTGCCAATGGGGTTGGATGTCTAAATAGGAAATTTGGACGATG CGTATGGCAAGGAGGCTCTAAACTTCAAAAGAAAGCTGATTCTCTTCTAATACAAATCAAAGAAATAGTTATTAGTTACCTCAACCCGTTCCAACT TTTCAGGATTCACAGAAGCTCCTCAATCAATTGCTCTATAAATGAAAAAt GTGAATTGGAAGCAGAAACGGTGGAAAACGTTGTACGTCGAAAGCTAGCAGAAGAATCTTCAAACCTAGCAGCTGCACCATCTCCTAGGGATGGGATTGGGCCACCTAAGATCATAGCTCTCCCAACGACTAGAAGTAGTGGATCATTTCCTGCCGTACCCAAgaatccaccaccaccactaccaccaccaccagtatcaccaccgccaccgccaccacttaGTCCAGATATTCCTCAACCCTCCTCAAATGAAACTCTACCGCCAGCAAATCTTACTCCTCAAAGTGGAAGTAGTAGCTCAGATAAGTGGAAGGTTTGGGTGATAATAAGTTTTTGTATACTTTTGCTTATAATCATCGCCATGGTGCTCTGGTGCGTGTGTAGAAGTCGAGCAGTAAAGACCATAGGCCCTTGGAGGACAGGCATCAGTGGACAATTGCAGAAAGCTTTTATTACAG GGGTTCCAAAGCTAAACCGCACAGAGCTAGAAACAGCATGTGAGGATTTTAGCAATATTATCGAGACGAGTGAAGGGTATACACTATACAAAGGAACATTATCTAGTGGAGTCGAGATTTGTGTAGCAGCTACCTCCATTGccagtctcaaagattggtcAAAACGTGCAGAATTAGGGTTCCTTAAGAAG ATTGATGCATTGTCACGAGTGAATCACAAAAACTTCGTTAATCTTCTTGGTTATTGCGAGGAAGACGAACCTTTCGTTAGGATGATGGTGTTTGAGTATGCTGCTAATGGCTTACTCTCAGAGCATCTACATG TTAAAGAGCTTGAACATCTTGATTGGAGTTCGAGGATGAGAATTATCATGGGAACAGCTTATTGTCTTGAATACATGCACGAATTGAACCCTCCTGTACCCCACACCAATTTGACCTCGAGAACGATCTGTTTGACGGATGATTATGCACCCAAA GTTGCAGAGATGGGTTTTTGGAACGATTTGGTATCAAAAGCGAAGTTATCTGCCGATTCTGAATCAGAGCATTCTGCACTGCCGCCACTTATCGATACAGAGACAAACGTCTACTCTTTTGGTATCTTAATGCTTGAAATCATTTCTGGCAAGCTTCCTTATTCAGAGCAACAAGAGCCTCTCGTAGCTTGG GCTGCACAATATCTAAACGATAAAAGAAACACCAGTGACATGATTGACCCGACATTAGAATTCTTTAAGCAACACGAACTTGACTTCATATGTGAGGTTATCGAAGAATGCATTCAGCAGGATGCTCGAAAGAGACCGACAATGAAAGAAGTGGTTACAAAATTGAAGGAGGTGCTAAAGATTTCACCAGATCAAGCAATTCCTCGGCTCTCACCTCTTTGGTGGGCTGAACTTGAGATCTTATCTGGAGAGACTACATAA